AGAACCTTTAGCATACCGGTCTTTAGCATACCGGGGTTCCACCACAAACCTGAGGGTCGCGTCCATAAAGCCGACTTTTCCCTCGACGGTCTCCACCTTGAGGAGACCGTCATTGTCTGGCAGGATGCTTTTATACTGCGGGGGCACAATAACCCGTTCCTTCCGGTCCATCACCCCCATCAGGCCCTCCGTCGTCTCAAACGCCACATAGTCATTAAAACAGGCTAAAAATCTATACTTTTCTCTGATAGGAATGACAGATTTGCCATTCCTATCGATCACGCCCCAACAGTCGCCGCTTTTGACGTCCGTCCAATTCCCCTCAAAAGGGGACGCGTAACTGTAAACGGCAGGGATCCGGATCTTGCCCGAAAGATCCAGAAAACCATACCTGCCCTGAGCGTCCCGAAACGACACCCGTATATCCTTCTTCGAGCCCAACAAAGGGTCCCTGACAAGACGGGTTCCCTTCTGAGGAGCGATGACCGGCCGGCCCTTAGGGTCGATAAGCCCCCAAACGTTCTCGCTGACCTCGACGTAGGCCATTCCGTTCCGAAACGGATCGGCTCCGAAATATTGAAAATCCACGACCACCCTGTCCGCACTGTCCACGTACCCCCACAGTCCATCTTTCTTCACCGGCCACAGGCCCTCCGAATAAGCAAATGCCCTTTCGTACTTGGGCTCGATCAGCCACTTGTAGGAAAACGTTTCTTCCTTTTCCTCCCAGGCCCACGACATGCCACACACACAGAAAAGCAATGCCGCCATCAATAAAACGGACATCCGAACCCCAAACATTCGCCTTTTCATTTCCAGTCTCCGCTCCTTTTTTCGCAACGTTTTCCCCCGCCCTCATTCCACCGGCAGGATTGCAGAAAAACAACCTTCACGCCGAGTCTTTGTCGGAATTTCCCGTTCCGTCCTCCGCCAGTTTCTCCGCGTATTCTCTATAAAGGCCGGAATAGTACGCCCCATCATAGCGATGTTCCCGAGACCCCGGAGGGACAGGCGTTTCGGAGAGCTTCAGATCGCAGACCCGCGTCCCCGCAAGACGGTCATGAACGCAGCGCCCCGATCCGAACAGCCCCGGGAGCACGTCGATCAGCAGGACCGCCACCGCAAGCTTCGCATAGATACCCATTTCCGAACGAGGTTCGGCATACCAGGAGATGAACAACAAGGTGACGAAGAACAAAAACGGGAGCTCCCTTAAGAACAGACGGCCGAAACCGACGGAGGCCGAAGGACAAGACCTGTCCTCAGGCGTAATACGGATTTGAGTCATTCTCTTGCCGAGGGTCTGCCCCGAACGGAACAACCCCCAGCTATTGCACAAAAGCCAGATGCACGAGACCATAAAAAAACCGGTGAGCAACAAGAACCCAACGTTGAGGACATGGGCATCGATCAGGAACACCCTTATCCTGAGAGAGCGCAGAAAGAGATTGAAGACAAATCTCGCAAACGGTTCCCGTACAGGACCTGTAAAACGATCAAAAATAAGAAACAGAATGATAAAATCCAGTGCTCGCGCGACCAATCGGATAACCAGCGATGCCGTCCCTGGCGATTCCGATTCTCTCTCCGGCTCCTCCCGTTTGGCTTCCGATACGTTCCCTCCCGTCGGTTCCAGT
This genomic window from Fretibacterium sp. OH1220_COT-178 contains:
- a CDS encoding WG repeat-containing protein produces the protein MAALLFCVCGMSWAWEEKEETFSYKWLIEPKYERAFAYSEGLWPVKKDGLWGYVDSADRVVVDFQYFGADPFRNGMAYVEVSENVWGLIDPKGRPVIAPQKGTRLVRDPLLGSKKDIRVSFRDAQGRYGFLDLSGKIRIPAVYSYASPFEGNWTDVKSGDCWGVIDRNGKSVIPIREKYRFLACFNDYVAFETTEGLMGVMDRKERVIVPPQYKSILPDNDGLLKVETVEGKVGFMDATLRFVVEPRYAKDRYAKGSPVLLTPFYGGGLVFVEEDGMTKALDEKGEVAFEFPWILAEPLTGDEGGYVLRSRVTRRENGLPYYFLVDKRGRWLLPPEFSGLTPSSHGIVAAAPEGLWGLLLLDEKTR
- a CDS encoding RDD family protein, with amino-acid sequence MDETVLEPTGGNVSEAKREEPERESESPGTASLVIRLVARALDFIILFLIFDRFTGPVREPFARFVFNLFLRSLRIRVFLIDAHVLNVGFLLLTGFFMVSCIWLLCNSWGLFRSGQTLGKRMTQIRITPEDRSCPSASVGFGRLFLRELPFLFFVTLLFISWYAEPRSEMGIYAKLAVAVLLIDVLPGLFGSGRCVHDRLAGTRVCDLKLSETPVPPGSREHRYDGAYYSGLYREYAEKLAEDGTGNSDKDSA